GATCTCGTTGAAGCGATGGATGACGTCGCGCACCGTGTCCTCGTCGGCCTGCACGAGCTGGGCGATCACCGGGACGCGGTTCCCGCCGGCCGAGGCCAGCAGCATCATCGCTCGCCGGTAGCGCACCGAGCTGGTGCTGCCGCGCCGCACGATCCGCTGTAACTGCTGGCCCTCCTGGTCGGTCAGTCTCCGAACCTTGACTGGCTCCGCCACCACGCCTCCCGAATCCTGGATGCCCACCCACATCCAACCGGTCCGGACCATGCCACCGCCAACCCGATGAACCTATGCGGTCAGAGCACTAGGGCGGGCCCGGACCATCTACCGGGAGAGCGGCAACCCGCGAGCAGCGGAACTGCAGGCGCAGCTCGCGGAGTGAAACCTGCCGTTCACTCCTTCTCCAGGAAATCGTGCCGATGGCGGACAACGGGGTCAACCTCATAGAACCCCAGAAATGTCCACTTGGATGGTTTAGCGCCTGTTATGCCCTTTTCAGGTGTGGGCACAGTGAGGCTCGGGCACCTTCCGGATCGTCAGCTCGCGGCAGTGCGAGCCCAGATCCAGCAGGAGGCCGAAGTGATCGAGCAGTTCAGGACGGGACTTGACGCGCAGCACGGTGTAGAACGCTGCGGCGGCCTGCCCAGGGGCCAACAGCTTCCCGTCGGCGGAACGAACCACGAACTGCGGTCCGCTCGCCAGGTCGACGAGGGCGCCATCGGGCAGCGACACGGCGATCAGCAGACAGACGTAGTGAGCCCGGAGCTCGGCGACCCGGTGGTGAGCCGCATCGAGCGAGGCGGACGGGCGCCGACAGGCCAGAACGGAGGCGCTGTCGGTGAGGTGCGTATCGGGTTCCTCGGCATCACTCGCAAGATGCCAGAAGGTCTGCTCCGATTCCTCACCCGGCTCATGCATCGCTGCCGGGTTTCCCCTTGAAGGCTACTGGAGTGTGCAAGGTGGCTTCGACGGGCCCGGTCGTCAGCTGATGCCGGTTCAGCTGACGACCGAGCCCGCGAGAGAAACGGGCCGGAGCGTGGGCGATAGCGTCCAGGCAGGCGATGCGATGGGAAGGGGAACCAATTGGTGCGGGTACGGGTGGCGGCGGCCCAGTTCGAGTGCGTTGCGGGTGACGTGGTGGCCAACGTGCGGCGGATCGCCGGTCTGGCGCGGGAGGCGCGGGAGGCGGGCAGCGTGGTGATGGTCTGCCCGGAGCTGGCGCTCACCGGGTACGAGCCCGAGCTGATCGGTGCGGACCGGACGCTGTGGACCGAGGCGGAGGACGTGCGTCTCGACCCGCTGCGTGAAGCGGGGATCACGGTGGTGGTCAACGGGGCTGCGGCAGGACCGGGAGGCCGACCACGGATCACCAGCACCGTGTACGCCCGGGACGGCTCCGTGGTGGAGGTGTACGCGAAGGAGCATCTGTATGAGAACGAACAGGAGGTGTTCGAGGCCGGGCGCGGGGGTGGCCGCTTCTGGCTGGACGGCATCGGCTACTCGTTGGGGACGTGCTTCGACAACCACTTCCCCGAGGTGGCCGCGCGGAACGCAGCCCGGGGCTGCCAGGTACACCTGGCGAGTTCGCTGTACGGCACCGGAGGGGGACGTGAAGAGCGCCGAGCCCTTCACCCGGCGATAGCGAAGGCCACCGGAATGTACGTGCTGCTCGCCAACCACATCGGCCCCGCCGGACCGTGGACGGGCTGCGGGGGCAGCGCCGTGTGGGCACCGGACGGGACCGTGATGGCGGAGGCCGACGAAAGTGGCCCCCGGCTGCTGGTGGCCGACCTGGAGGTGGAGGTGAGCGGTTGAGGCCGGGGGACCCGGCGGGACCGAAGGGGCGGCTCAGCGGTAGTCGTCGTCAGGGACACGATCGGCCAGGTCGTCGAGCACGGTGAACCTGACCGCCTCGCGCAGCGGCTCGTCGGGCTCGGCGTCGTCGAACTCGGCTTCGGCGTCCTCGTCCGGGTACACCAGGTGCACGGCGGCCTCTTCTGCGCTGGCGGCCCCGGCGTCCGGTCCGACATCGGTGCCCTCGGTGTCGATGCCGTCCTCGACCAAGCGGCCGGAGCGGGGCGAGGGCCCGTCGGCCCAGCGGTCGTCGACCGCCTCGGGACTGTCGTCGGGCTCCTCCTCGGACAGCAACTGGTCCAGGGACTCGCCGCGCTCGGCCTCCTCGGGCGTGGTGCCGTACGCGGTGGCCCCGCGGTAGCCGTCCGGCGGGATGACTCCGGTGTCGAGCGGGTCGTCGTCCAGCTGGTCCGTGAGCAGGGAGTCGGCAGGTTCGAGAACGCCGTCGTCCTCGGCGGGCTCCGGGTCCTGGGCGTCCCAGTCGGTCATGACAG
This is a stretch of genomic DNA from Kitasatospora fiedleri. It encodes these proteins:
- a CDS encoding carbon-nitrogen hydrolase family protein encodes the protein MRVRVAAAQFECVAGDVVANVRRIAGLAREAREAGSVVMVCPELALTGYEPELIGADRTLWTEAEDVRLDPLREAGITVVVNGAAAGPGGRPRITSTVYARDGSVVEVYAKEHLYENEQEVFEAGRGGGRFWLDGIGYSLGTCFDNHFPEVAARNAARGCQVHLASSLYGTGGGREERRALHPAIAKATGMYVLLANHIGPAGPWTGCGGSAVWAPDGTVMAEADESGPRLLVADLEVEVSG
- a CDS encoding DUF5709 domain-containing protein → MTDWDAQDPEPAEDDGVLEPADSLLTDQLDDDPLDTGVIPPDGYRGATAYGTTPEEAERGESLDQLLSEEEPDDSPEAVDDRWADGPSPRSGRLVEDGIDTEGTDVGPDAGAASAEEAAVHLVYPDEDAEAEFDDAEPDEPLREAVRFTVLDDLADRVPDDDYR